A region from the Hypericibacter adhaerens genome encodes:
- a CDS encoding HPr family phosphocarrier protein has translation MSAGDMPGSGPLTAHLEIRNQRGLHARAAAKFVQALNGFQADIVVIRGDMEVSGRSIMGLMMLAAGPGSVIEVRATGTDAAAALGALEALIGRKFDES, from the coding sequence ATGAGCGCAGGCGACATGCCCGGCAGCGGTCCTCTGACGGCCCATCTCGAGATCCGCAACCAGCGCGGCCTGCATGCGCGCGCGGCGGCGAAGTTCGTGCAGGCGCTGAACGGTTTCCAGGCCGACATCGTGGTGATCCGGGGCGACATGGAGGTCTCGGGCCGCTCGATCATGGGATTGATGATGCTGGCCGCGGGGCCCGGCTCGGTCATCGAGGTGCGGGCCACCGGAACCGACGCGGCGGCGGCCTTGGGGGCGCTCGAGGCGCTGATCGGACGCAAATTCGATGAAAGCTGA
- the ptsP gene encoding phosphoenolpyruvate--protein phosphotransferase, producing MKAERERAARPRKRAPAKGELVFEGLGVSPGIAVGPAHVVEGGSVHVPEYRIEPDQIEAERARFSAAVAKAQKQLVKLKGKSANLPGTAAEEIGFLLDAHLQMLTGSRVVRGVEKLIEEGLNAEAAVQAEISKVAQDFAALDDAYMAARAQDIREVGDRLIRNLTQTPYEAFSHLSPGSIIVGEELTPADTALMNPELVGGLAAVLGGAESHTAIMARSLGLPAVLGVAGLIGNVRSGDVIAIDGDGGRIYLNPSAKTLAQLKTRQAEDEREEKQLSRLKKLPAITRDGIAIGLQANLELPRELDMAMDAGAEGVGLLRTEFLYMNRDDLPDEDEQYKIYVELIEGLSGRPITARTLDVGADKLAYSLAAHLGGGINPALGLRAIRLSLRERSLLEAQLAAMIRAGAHGPLRILLPMISTLIEIRQVREVLDRVVRRLHRRRVKVPDPLPPIGVMIEVPGAALSADAFAQIVDFFAIGTNDLTMYTLAIDRGEEQVAHLYNPLHPAVLRLIQFATEAALRARIPVSVCGEIAGDPRYTPLLLGLGIRELSMAATALPRVKQRIRDLDLVAATRCASTIMDQSDPGRIAALLDDFNTLA from the coding sequence ATGAAAGCTGAACGCGAACGGGCGGCCCGGCCCCGCAAGCGGGCCCCCGCCAAGGGCGAGCTGGTGTTCGAGGGGCTGGGCGTGTCGCCCGGCATCGCCGTGGGGCCCGCCCATGTGGTCGAGGGCGGCTCGGTGCATGTGCCCGAATATCGCATCGAGCCCGACCAGATCGAGGCCGAGCGCGCGCGCTTCTCCGCCGCGGTCGCCAAGGCGCAGAAGCAGCTCGTCAAGCTCAAGGGCAAGTCGGCCAACCTGCCGGGCACGGCGGCGGAGGAGATCGGCTTCCTGCTCGATGCGCATCTGCAGATGCTGACGGGATCGCGCGTCGTGCGCGGCGTCGAGAAGCTGATCGAGGAAGGCCTCAACGCCGAGGCCGCGGTCCAGGCCGAGATCTCCAAGGTGGCCCAGGATTTCGCGGCACTCGACGACGCCTATATGGCGGCGCGCGCCCAGGACATCCGCGAGGTCGGCGACCGGCTGATCCGCAACCTGACCCAGACGCCCTACGAGGCCTTCTCGCACCTGTCGCCGGGCAGCATCATCGTCGGCGAGGAGCTGACGCCGGCCGACACGGCGCTGATGAACCCCGAGCTGGTCGGCGGCCTCGCCGCCGTGCTGGGCGGCGCGGAAAGCCACACCGCGATCATGGCGCGCTCGCTGGGGCTGCCGGCGGTGCTCGGCGTGGCGGGCCTGATCGGCAATGTCCGCAGCGGCGACGTGATCGCGATCGACGGCGATGGCGGCCGGATCTACCTCAACCCGAGCGCCAAGACGCTGGCGCAGCTCAAGACCCGCCAGGCCGAGGACGAGCGCGAGGAGAAGCAGCTCTCGCGCCTGAAGAAGCTGCCCGCGATCACGCGCGACGGCATCGCCATCGGGCTGCAGGCCAATCTGGAGCTGCCGCGCGAGCTCGACATGGCGATGGATGCGGGCGCCGAGGGCGTGGGGCTGCTGCGCACCGAGTTCCTCTATATGAACCGCGACGACCTGCCCGACGAGGACGAGCAGTACAAGATCTATGTCGAGCTGATCGAGGGCTTAAGCGGGCGGCCGATCACCGCGCGCACGCTCGATGTCGGCGCCGACAAGCTGGCCTATTCGCTGGCAGCCCATCTGGGCGGCGGCATCAACCCGGCGCTGGGCCTGCGCGCGATCCGCCTCTCCTTGCGCGAGCGCAGCCTGCTCGAGGCGCAGCTCGCCGCCATGATCCGCGCCGGCGCGCATGGCCCGCTGCGCATCCTCCTGCCCATGATCTCGACGCTGATCGAGATCCGCCAGGTGCGCGAGGTGCTGGACCGCGTGGTGCGCCGGCTGCATCGCCGGCGCGTGAAGGTGCCCGATCCCCTGCCGCCGATCGGCGTCATGATCGAGGTGCCGGGCGCGGCGCTCTCGGCCGACGCCTTTGCCCAGATCGTCGATTTCTTCGCCATCGGCACCAACGACCTCACCATGTACACGCTGGCGATCGACCGCGGCGAGGAGCAGGTGGCGCATCTCTATAACCCGCTCCATCCGGCGGTGCTGCGCCTGATCCAGTTCGCGACCGAGGCGGCCTTGCGCGCGCGCATCCCCGTCAGCGTCTGCGGCGAGATCGCGGGCGATCCGCGCTATACGCCGCTGCTGCTGGGCCTCGGCATCCGCGAGCTCTCCATGGCGGCGACGGCGCTGCCGCGCGTCAAGCAGCGCATCCGCGACCTCGACCTGGTGGCGGCGACGCGTTGCGCCAGCACCATCATGGACCAGTCCGACCCCGGCCGGATCGCGGCGCTCCTGGACGATTTCAACACGCTGGCGTGA
- the ahcY gene encoding adenosylhomocysteinase: MSARQDYKVADISKADWGRKEIAIAETEMPGLMALRREFGEKKPLKGARIAGCLHMTIQTAVLIETLIALGATVRWSSCNIFSTQDQAAAAIAVKGIPVFAWKGMNEEEFWWCIEQTIKGPDGWTPNMILDDGGDLTQIMHDKYPAMLKDVKGISEETTTGVHRLYEMAKKGTLAVPAINVNDSVTKSKFDNLYGCRESLVDGIKRATDVMMAGKVAVVCGYGDVGKGSAASLRSQGARVMVTEVDPICALQAAMEGYQVTTMDDAAAHADIFVTCTGNVDVITLDHMRQMKDRAIVCNIGHFDSEIQIGALRNYKWENVKPQVDEVVFPDGKRLIVLAEGRLVNLGCATGHPSFVMSASFTNQVLAQIELWSNHGQYERKVYVLPKHLDEKVAALHLEKIGVKLTKLSPKQADYIGVAQKGPFKPEHYRY, encoded by the coding sequence ATGAGCGCGCGCCAGGACTACAAGGTCGCCGACATCTCCAAGGCCGATTGGGGCCGCAAGGAGATCGCGATCGCCGAGACCGAGATGCCGGGCCTGATGGCGCTCCGGCGCGAGTTCGGCGAGAAGAAGCCGCTCAAGGGCGCCCGCATCGCCGGCTGCCTGCATATGACGATCCAGACCGCGGTGCTGATCGAGACGCTGATCGCGCTCGGCGCCACGGTGCGCTGGTCCTCCTGCAACATCTTCTCGACCCAGGACCAGGCGGCGGCCGCCATCGCCGTCAAGGGCATCCCGGTCTTCGCCTGGAAGGGCATGAACGAGGAGGAGTTCTGGTGGTGCATCGAGCAGACCATCAAGGGGCCGGACGGCTGGACGCCGAACATGATCCTCGATGACGGCGGCGACCTCACCCAGATCATGCACGACAAATATCCGGCGATGCTCAAGGACGTGAAGGGCATCTCCGAGGAGACCACGACCGGCGTGCATCGCCTCTACGAGATGGCGAAGAAGGGCACGCTCGCGGTGCCGGCGATCAACGTCAATGACAGCGTCACCAAGTCGAAGTTCGACAATCTCTATGGCTGCCGCGAAAGCCTGGTCGACGGCATCAAGCGCGCGACCGACGTGATGATGGCGGGCAAGGTCGCCGTGGTCTGCGGCTATGGCGATGTCGGCAAGGGCTCGGCGGCCTCGCTCCGGAGCCAGGGCGCCCGTGTCATGGTGACCGAGGTCGATCCGATCTGCGCGCTGCAGGCGGCGATGGAAGGCTACCAGGTCACCACCATGGACGATGCGGCCGCCCATGCCGACATCTTCGTCACCTGCACCGGCAATGTCGACGTCATCACGCTCGACCATATGCGCCAGATGAAGGACCGCGCGATCGTCTGCAACATCGGCCATTTCGACAGCGAGATCCAGATCGGAGCGCTGCGGAACTACAAGTGGGAGAACGTGAAGCCGCAGGTGGACGAGGTCGTGTTTCCCGACGGCAAGCGCCTGATCGTGCTGGCCGAGGGCCGGCTCGTGAATCTCGGCTGCGCCACCGGCCATCCGAGCTTCGTGATGAGCGCCTCCTTCACCAACCAGGTGCTGGCCCAGATCGAGCTCTGGTCCAACCATGGTCAGTACGAGCGCAAGGTCTACGTGTTGCCGAAGCACCTGGACGAGAAGGTCGCGGCGCTGCATCTGGAGAAGATCGGCGTGAAGCTGACGAAGCTCTCGCCCAAGCAGGCGGACTATATCGGCGTCGCCCAGAAGGGGCCGTTCAAGCCCGAGCATTACCGGTACTGA
- a CDS encoding sensor histidine kinase codes for MRAAASARAVATVVGLLGGLAWPGLAWADETPMAAAVGAIGWILAALFLGLGIGLVVAGLLVRRERARAVAREREVAVERSTFENTRAQAAGEIASIAAQRDGLLQVLDSLSIPVWRRRPDLSLDFVNQAYARAVEADRPKALMEQTELAGSRALAERVRDLGLAQSESRPTVVGGERLLFDFNELPLPDGRTVGYALDMTSVESTQFELARHIQAHGEVLEQMGTGIIILGPDARVKFFNSAYTRLWGLEAEFLRTEPTLEQLLEQLREKRRLPEQPDFPAYKKELKRSLMSAIGPLEALLHLPDGRTMRRIAAPHPFGGIVMTFEDVTDTLALERSYNTLIDVQRETLDNLFEGVAVFGADGRLKLFNPAFVRMWGFQEDDLANQPHATHLVEMVRGYFETAAWPRMKQRMIDRLQDRTARTGRMERADGSTVDFAAVPLPDGACLMIYMDVSDSVRVQRALAERNAALETADRLKSEFIANVSYELRTPLNAIIGFAEILDQQYFGPLTERQAEYSHGIIDASQQLLLLINDILDIATIEAGYLQLELAPVDVGAMLKDLVTLSAERARSRGVALELDCPPDIGRVTGDERRLKQAIYNLISNAMKFTPLGGTVRLTARRSDSQLELEVVDNGVGITEQDQGQAFQKFARVGGRRQSGSGLGLALVKSLIELHGGQVELVSKPGVGTRVTCRLPLASGDAPAQERRAAG; via the coding sequence GTGAGGGCGGCCGCGTCGGCGCGGGCTGTCGCAACCGTTGTCGGTCTGCTGGGCGGGCTGGCCTGGCCCGGCCTGGCCTGGGCCGACGAGACGCCCATGGCGGCAGCGGTCGGCGCCATCGGCTGGATCCTCGCCGCCCTGTTCCTGGGCCTCGGCATCGGCCTGGTGGTGGCGGGCCTGCTGGTGCGCCGCGAGCGGGCCCGGGCCGTGGCGCGCGAGCGCGAGGTGGCGGTCGAGCGCTCCACCTTCGAAAACACGCGGGCCCAGGCTGCCGGCGAGATCGCCTCCATCGCCGCCCAGCGCGACGGGTTGCTCCAGGTTCTGGACAGCCTGTCGATCCCGGTCTGGCGCCGGCGCCCCGATCTCTCGCTCGATTTCGTCAACCAGGCCTATGCCCGGGCGGTCGAGGCCGACCGGCCCAAGGCGCTGATGGAGCAGACCGAGCTCGCCGGGAGCCGCGCGCTCGCCGAGCGGGTGCGCGATCTGGGGCTGGCCCAGTCGGAGAGCCGGCCCACCGTGGTCGGCGGCGAGCGGCTGCTGTTCGACTTCAACGAGCTGCCCCTGCCCGACGGGCGCACCGTCGGCTATGCGCTCGACATGACCAGCGTCGAATCGACCCAGTTCGAGCTGGCGCGCCATATCCAGGCCCATGGCGAGGTGCTCGAGCAGATGGGCACCGGCATCATCATCCTGGGCCCCGATGCCCGGGTGAAGTTCTTCAACAGCGCCTATACCCGGCTCTGGGGCCTCGAGGCCGAGTTCCTGCGCACCGAGCCGACGCTGGAGCAGCTCCTGGAGCAGCTGCGCGAGAAGCGCCGGCTGCCCGAGCAGCCCGATTTCCCCGCCTACAAGAAGGAGCTCAAGCGCAGCCTGATGAGCGCCATCGGCCCGCTCGAGGCGTTGCTGCATCTGCCCGACGGGCGCACCATGCGCCGGATCGCCGCCCCCCATCCCTTCGGCGGCATCGTCATGACCTTCGAGGACGTGACCGACACGCTGGCCCTCGAGCGCTCCTACAACACCCTCATCGACGTGCAGCGCGAGACGCTCGACAACCTGTTCGAGGGTGTCGCGGTGTTCGGCGCCGACGGGCGCCTCAAGCTCTTCAACCCGGCCTTCGTGCGGATGTGGGGCTTCCAGGAGGACGACCTCGCCAACCAGCCGCACGCGACCCACCTGGTCGAGATGGTCCGCGGCTATTTCGAGACCGCGGCCTGGCCGCGCATGAAGCAGCGCATGATCGACCGGCTGCAGGACCGCACCGCGCGCACCGGCCGCATGGAGCGCGCCGACGGCTCGACGGTCGATTTCGCGGCGGTGCCGCTGCCCGACGGCGCCTGCCTGATGATCTATATGGATGTGAGCGACAGCGTGCGGGTGCAGCGCGCGCTGGCCGAGCGCAACGCCGCGCTCGAGACCGCCGACCGGCTCAAGTCCGAGTTCATCGCCAACGTCTCCTACGAGCTGCGCACGCCCCTGAACGCGATCATCGGCTTCGCCGAGATCCTCGATCAGCAGTATTTCGGGCCGCTGACCGAGCGCCAGGCGGAATACAGCCACGGCATCATCGACGCCTCGCAGCAGCTCCTGCTCCTCATCAACGACATCCTCGACATCGCCACCATCGAGGCGGGCTATCTCCAGCTCGAGCTGGCCCCGGTCGATGTGGGCGCGATGCTGAAGGACCTGGTGACGCTGAGCGCCGAGCGGGCGCGCTCGCGCGGCGTGGCGCTCGAGCTCGACTGCCCGCCCGATATCGGCCGCGTCACCGGCGACGAGCGCCGCCTGAAGCAGGCGATCTACAACCTCATCAGCAACGCCATGAAGTTCACGCCGCTCGGCGGGACGGTGCGGCTGACGGCCCGGCGCAGCGACAGCCAGCTCGAGCTCGAGGTGGTCGATAACGGGGTCGGCATCACCGAGCAGGACCAGGGCCAGGCCTTCCAGAAATTCGCGCGGGTCGGCGGCCGGCGCCAGAGCGGCAGCGGGCTCGGCCTGGCGCTGGTGAAGAGCCTGATCGAGCTCCATGGCGGCCAGGTGGAGCTGGTCTCCAAGCCCGGCGTGGGCACGCGCGTCACCTGCCGCCTGCCGCTGGCCTCCGGCGACGCCCCCGCGCAGGAACGCCGCGCGGCGGGATAA
- a CDS encoding FAD-binding oxidoreductase: MSDLVARTLQQLSQQVSGRLSLPGDSRYAAATAIWAKPAGPLPQAVVHAQTSADVQAAIHAARDSGLPLSVRGGGHDWARRALCAGIVVDLGAMRGVIVKPGSLVAHIAGGSRAADVALAAEPFGLAPVAGSVGDVGMAGFTLGGGYGALIGRCGLGLDNLLAAEVVLADGRVVLAKQDQEVELFWALRGGGGNFGVVTRLHCRLHDLPGIHSGLLLYPFPEAKAVLARCNELLAGAPDELTVQLGFVGTPDGTPMVFVFPSWCGRSGEGEARLASFLKLGTLLGGGVAAKTYGDHLRSFDGSLSHGQRVFIETCWLPALEGDGIDALVNAMGSAPSAGCAIATHELKGAATRVPLEATAFGLRREHVLVEIIAGFADRGDKREEQRHQAWARATRKALEPVALPGGYPNLLGPGDADRVAQSFGRNAARLAKAKRQYDPDNLFRSAIPLPKG; the protein is encoded by the coding sequence ATGTCGGACCTCGTCGCGAGAACGTTGCAACAGCTGAGCCAGCAGGTGTCGGGCCGCCTCTCATTGCCGGGCGACAGCCGCTATGCGGCGGCCACGGCGATCTGGGCGAAGCCGGCCGGTCCTTTGCCGCAGGCGGTCGTCCATGCCCAGACCTCGGCCGATGTGCAGGCGGCGATCCACGCCGCCCGGGACAGCGGGCTGCCGCTGTCGGTGCGCGGCGGCGGCCATGACTGGGCCAGGCGCGCGCTCTGTGCCGGCATCGTCGTCGATCTCGGCGCCATGAGAGGCGTGATCGTCAAGCCCGGCAGCCTGGTGGCCCATATCGCGGGCGGGTCCCGCGCGGCGGACGTGGCCCTGGCGGCCGAGCCCTTCGGCCTCGCGCCCGTGGCCGGCTCCGTCGGCGATGTCGGCATGGCGGGCTTCACGCTGGGCGGCGGCTACGGCGCCCTGATCGGCCGCTGCGGCCTCGGGCTCGACAATCTGCTGGCTGCCGAGGTGGTGCTGGCGGACGGGCGTGTCGTGCTGGCGAAGCAGGATCAGGAGGTGGAGCTGTTCTGGGCCCTGCGCGGCGGCGGCGGGAATTTCGGCGTCGTCACCCGCCTGCATTGCCGCCTGCACGACCTGCCCGGCATCCATTCGGGCCTGCTTCTCTATCCCTTCCCGGAAGCGAAGGCCGTGCTCGCCCGCTGCAACGAGCTTCTCGCCGGGGCGCCGGACGAGCTGACGGTCCAGCTCGGCTTCGTCGGCACGCCCGACGGCACACCGATGGTTTTCGTCTTCCCGAGCTGGTGCGGCCGGTCGGGCGAGGGCGAGGCGCGGCTCGCGTCGTTCCTGAAGCTGGGAACGCTTCTGGGCGGCGGCGTCGCCGCGAAAACCTACGGCGATCATCTGCGCAGCTTCGACGGCAGCCTCTCTCACGGCCAGCGGGTCTTCATCGAAACCTGCTGGCTGCCCGCGCTCGAGGGCGATGGCATCGACGCGCTGGTGAACGCCATGGGAAGCGCACCCTCCGCCGGCTGCGCCATCGCGACCCACGAGCTGAAAGGAGCGGCGACCCGCGTGCCGCTGGAAGCGACGGCGTTCGGCCTGCGCCGCGAACATGTCCTCGTCGAGATCATCGCCGGCTTCGCCGATCGCGGAGACAAGAGAGAAGAGCAGCGCCATCAGGCCTGGGCCCGCGCCACCCGCAAGGCTCTCGAGCCGGTGGCGCTTCCCGGCGGCTATCCGAACCTGCTCGGCCCGGGCGACGCGGATCGCGTCGCGCAAAGCTTCGGCCGCAACGCGGCGCGCCTCGCCAAGGCCAAGCGGCAGTACGATCCCGACAATCTCTTCCGTTCCGCGATCCCCTTGCCGAAGGGATGA
- a CDS encoding NAD(P)H-dependent oxidoreductase → MSGISIVGISGSVTRPSRTTALVTQILAAIGARSGLPTRLVELVEAGPVLFRSLTPPQLTDEAREIVHTVERASLLVVATPVYRASYTGALKHLFDLVRRETLAGKPAILAATGGNPLHGLVTEHELRPLLSFFNALTVPTTIYATETSFLDYRLVDAAVEERIERAATEALDLLEFRLQTAAPGDASSRPARRLVTG, encoded by the coding sequence ATGTCGGGCATTTCCATTGTCGGCATCTCGGGCAGCGTGACGCGGCCCTCGCGCACCACGGCGCTGGTGACGCAGATCCTGGCCGCCATCGGCGCCCGCAGCGGCCTGCCGACGCGCCTGGTGGAGTTGGTCGAGGCCGGCCCGGTGCTGTTCCGGTCGCTGACGCCCCCGCAATTGACGGATGAGGCGCGCGAGATCGTCCATACGGTCGAGCGCGCGAGCCTCCTGGTCGTCGCGACGCCCGTCTATCGCGCGTCTTATACGGGCGCGCTCAAGCATCTCTTCGACCTGGTCCGCCGCGAGACCCTCGCCGGCAAGCCCGCGATCCTCGCCGCCACGGGCGGCAACCCCCTGCATGGGCTCGTCACCGAGCATGAGCTGCGGCCCCTGCTCAGCTTCTTCAACGCACTGACCGTGCCGACCACGATCTACGCGACCGAGACCTCGTTCCTCGACTACCGGCTGGTCGATGCCGCGGTCGAGGAGCGGATCGAGCGCGCGGCGACCGAGGCGCTCGACCTGCTCGAGTTCCGCCTGCAGACGGCGGCTCCGGGCGACGCGTCGTCGCGTCCGGCCCGGCGCCTCGTCACCGGCTGA
- the sfnG gene encoding dimethylsulfone monooxygenase SfnG, with amino-acid sequence MSSNERVEQPIKFAYWVPNVSGGLVISKIPQRTSWDLDYNIKLAQIAERAGFEYALSQIRFTAGYGADNQHEPVSFSQALLAATERLKLIAALLPGPWNPAVAAKQIATISHLSNARVAVNIVSGWFRGEFAAIGEPWLDHDERYRRSEEFIRALRGIWTEESFTFRGDFYRFNNYSLKPKPLAPLPEIFQGGSSRAARDMASRVSDWYFTNGNSVDGIKKQVDDIQAKAAANRHSVKIGVNAFSIARKTEKEAQEVLAEILKHADPEAVKGFHHEVQNAGNASPEREGNWAKSTFEDLVQYNDGFKTNLIGTPQQIAERILALKQVGVNLILLGFLHFQEEVEHFGKHVIPLVRELEAAKKPVRAYA; translated from the coding sequence ATGAGCAGCAACGAACGCGTCGAGCAGCCGATCAAGTTCGCCTACTGGGTTCCGAACGTCTCCGGCGGGCTCGTCATCAGCAAGATCCCGCAGCGGACGAGCTGGGATCTCGACTACAACATCAAGCTGGCGCAGATCGCCGAGCGGGCTGGTTTCGAGTATGCGCTGAGCCAGATCCGCTTCACCGCCGGTTATGGCGCCGATAACCAGCACGAGCCGGTCTCCTTCAGCCAGGCGCTGCTCGCCGCCACCGAGCGGCTCAAGCTGATCGCGGCGCTCCTGCCGGGGCCGTGGAACCCGGCCGTGGCGGCCAAGCAGATCGCCACCATCAGCCATCTCTCGAACGCGCGCGTGGCGGTCAATATCGTCAGCGGCTGGTTCCGCGGCGAGTTCGCCGCCATCGGCGAGCCCTGGCTCGATCATGACGAGCGCTACCGGCGCTCGGAGGAGTTCATCCGCGCGCTGCGCGGCATCTGGACCGAGGAGAGCTTCACCTTCCGCGGCGACTTCTACCGCTTCAACAATTACAGCCTGAAGCCGAAGCCGCTCGCGCCGCTGCCGGAGATCTTCCAGGGCGGCAGCTCGCGCGCCGCCCGCGACATGGCGTCCCGCGTCTCCGACTGGTATTTCACCAACGGCAACAGCGTCGACGGAATCAAGAAGCAGGTCGACGACATCCAGGCCAAGGCGGCGGCGAACCGCCATTCGGTCAAGATCGGCGTCAATGCCTTCTCCATCGCCCGCAAGACCGAGAAGGAGGCCCAGGAGGTTCTCGCCGAGATCCTGAAGCACGCCGACCCGGAAGCGGTCAAAGGCTTCCATCACGAGGTGCAGAACGCCGGCAACGCCTCGCCCGAGCGCGAAGGCAACTGGGCGAAATCCACCTTCGAGGACCTGGTCCAGTACAACGACGGCTTCAAGACCAACCTGATCGGCACGCCGCAGCAGATCGCCGAACGCATCCTGGCGCTGAAGCAGGTCGGCGTGAACCTGATCCTGCTCGGATTCCTCCATTTCCAGGAGGAGGTCGAGCATTTCGGCAAGCATGTCATCCCGCTGGTCCGCGAGCTCGAAGCCGCGAAGAAGCCCGTGCGGGCCTATGCCTGA
- a CDS encoding ABC transporter ATP-binding protein yields MNAAPGTASALSSASPFEAGLALDGFDAPVSETAGSVPAARDTAGAVLRIEGVSLAFGGVAALVDVDLEVAPREIRAVIGPNGAGKSSLINVVSGLYRPDRGRVLLAGESFAPVPTARLARLGVARTFQNLALFKGLSVIDNVVMGLTQTVRSSFLGQIFGSPRARRDEAETRARAEAIVEFLHLTAVRDKPAGTLPYGLQKRVELARALVARPKLLLLDEPLAGMTVTEKRELSGYIRNARDTYGTSIVLIEHDIGVVMGLSDRVAVLDYGRKIADGTPDEVRRDQAVIDAYLGVAHDDEAPGNVRGGV; encoded by the coding sequence ATGAACGCCGCACCCGGCACAGCCTCCGCTCTCTCCTCCGCCTCGCCCTTCGAGGCCGGGTTGGCGCTCGACGGCTTCGACGCCCCGGTTTCGGAAACGGCCGGTTCCGTTCCCGCGGCGCGGGATACGGCCGGCGCCGTGCTGCGGATCGAAGGGGTCTCGCTCGCCTTCGGCGGCGTGGCGGCGCTGGTCGATGTCGATCTCGAGGTGGCGCCGCGCGAGATCCGCGCGGTGATCGGCCCGAACGGGGCGGGCAAGAGCTCGCTCATCAACGTGGTGAGCGGGCTCTACCGGCCCGATCGCGGCCGTGTGCTGCTGGCGGGCGAGAGCTTCGCGCCCGTGCCGACCGCCCGGCTGGCGCGGCTGGGTGTCGCCCGCACTTTCCAGAACCTGGCGCTCTTCAAGGGGCTCAGCGTCATCGACAATGTGGTGATGGGGCTGACCCAGACGGTGCGCTCCAGCTTCCTGGGGCAGATCTTCGGCTCGCCCCGCGCCCGGCGCGACGAGGCGGAGACCCGCGCCCGGGCCGAGGCGATCGTCGAGTTCCTTCACCTGACCGCGGTGCGCGACAAGCCCGCCGGCACGCTGCCCTATGGCTTGCAGAAGCGGGTCGAGCTGGCCCGCGCGCTGGTCGCGCGGCCCAAGCTGCTGCTGCTGGACGAGCCGCTGGCCGGCATGACGGTGACCGAGAAACGCGAGCTCTCGGGCTATATCCGCAACGCCCGCGACACATACGGCACCAGCATCGTCCTCATCGAGCACGATATCGGCGTGGTGATGGGGCTTTCCGACCGCGTCGCGGTTCTGGACTACGGCCGCAAGATCGCCGATGGCACGCCCGACGAGGTGCGCCGCGACCAGGCGGTCATCGACGCCTATCTCGGCGTCGCGCACGACGACGAAGCCCCAGGGAACGTGCGAGGGGGCGTGTGA
- a CDS encoding branched-chain amino acid ABC transporter permease, producing MEDFQFFIEVLVGGLLSGVMYSLVAIGFVLIYKTSGVLNFAQGSLLLFAALTFVSLLERGVPFVAALAIVFALMALLGTIIERAVLRPLVNQPPITLFMATLGLSFVIEGVAQLLWGAQVHGLDLGIEDTPFEVAGVLISQFDLFAAGVAGAMVALFTVFFRYTRVGLAFRAVADDQFAALSVGLRLPRIWAIVWTASGVVALVAGLLWGARLGVQFSLSLIVLKALPVLVLGGFDSIAGAIVGGLLIGAIEKLSEVYIGPYFNGGIESWAAYVVALGFLLIRPAGLFGQKLVERA from the coding sequence ATGGAGGATTTCCAGTTCTTCATCGAGGTCCTGGTCGGGGGCCTGCTGTCCGGGGTGATGTATTCGCTGGTCGCGATCGGCTTCGTGCTGATCTACAAGACCTCGGGCGTGCTCAATTTCGCGCAGGGCTCGCTGCTGCTCTTCGCGGCCCTCACCTTCGTCAGCCTGCTCGAGCGGGGCGTGCCGTTCGTGGCGGCGCTGGCGATCGTTTTCGCCCTCATGGCGCTCTTGGGCACGATCATCGAGCGCGCGGTGCTGCGCCCTCTCGTCAACCAGCCGCCGATCACGCTCTTCATGGCGACGCTGGGACTCTCCTTCGTCATCGAAGGCGTGGCCCAGCTTCTGTGGGGCGCGCAGGTGCATGGGCTCGATCTCGGTATCGAGGACACACCCTTCGAGGTCGCAGGCGTGCTCATCAGCCAGTTCGACCTGTTCGCGGCCGGCGTCGCCGGCGCCATGGTCGCGCTCTTCACGGTCTTCTTCCGCTATACGCGGGTGGGCCTTGCCTTCCGTGCGGTCGCGGACGATCAGTTCGCGGCGCTCTCGGTCGGGCTTCGCCTGCCCCGCATCTGGGCCATCGTCTGGACCGCATCCGGCGTCGTGGCGCTGGTCGCGGGCCTGCTCTGGGGTGCCCGGCTCGGCGTCCAGTTCTCGCTCTCGCTGATCGTGCTCAAGGCGCTGCCGGTGCTGGTGCTGGGCGGCTTCGATTCGATTGCCGGCGCCATCGTCGGCGGGCTCCTGATCGGCGCCATCGAGAAGCTGTCCGAGGTCTATATCGGACCCTATTTCAACGGCGGCATCGAGAGTTGGGCGGCCTATGTGGTGGCGCTGGGCTTCCTCCTGATCCGCCCGGCCGGGCTCTTCGGCCAGAAACTGGTGGAAAGGGCCTGA